The stretch of DNA CCGGTGCCGGAGGGCAGTCAGCTGCAGGTCGAAGTCGACCCCACCGGGCCGGTGCGCGCGGTGCACCTGGTGACCCAGGTGGGCCGGTTGACGGTGAGCGCGTTCGCCGCACCGCGCAGCGCCGGGCTCTGGCCCGAGGTCCGCATGGAACTGGCCGACCAGTTGCGCAAGGACGGCGCGAAGGTCGGGCAGCAGGACGGCGAGTGGGGACCGGAGCTGATCGCCGACTCGCAGCAGGCCGTGCTGCGGTTCGTCGGGGTGGACGGTCCGCGCTGGATGGTGCGGGGCGTCGCCGCCGGGCCCGCCGAGCACGCCGAAGCGTGCACGAAGCTGCTGTACTCGGTGCTCGACGACACCGTCGTCGTTCGCGGTGAGGACCCGTTGCCGGTGCGCACGCCGCTGCCGATCGAGCTGCCGGACAGCATCGCGCGGCACATCCAGCAGGCCCAGGGCGGCCAGCAAGAGGCCTGATCGGTCACGGTCGGAAGCTCCTGGCGGAGCTCCGCGCGCTCGTTGCGAGCGCCGGTGGGGATCTCGATCGAGTGATCAATTTCCAAATGCCGCCAGGGTGGCGACCGGCCGCCGCGCGCGGGCTACGCTGGTGTTCGGGCGCAGCCCGGCGGAACCCCCGGCGAAACCGGTGCCCGCCGAACGATTCGCGGATCGGTGGCGGGTTCCGCGCGGACCCGGACCGGCCCGGCAAGATCCAACCCTTCGAAGTCGAGTGCCCAGGCGCACGGGAGCGCTAGCGATGAGCAACACCGGGGGCGGCTACTGGCGCCGCCTCGTACGCCGGTTGACCAGCGATGTCGCCGAGCTCGACGCCGACGACCTCTCGGAGCGCTCGCAGGCGAGCGGGGCCCAGCGGGCCTGCGACTGCGAGTGCGGGCAGGAAGCCGTGGTGCTGGGCAGGCTGCGCAGCGTCGACATGTCGCCGAAGGCTTCGGCTCCGACGCTGGAGGCCGAACTCTTCGACGGCACCGAGGGCGTCACGCTCGTCTGGCTCGGCCGCCGCCGGATCACCGGCATCGAACCCGGCCGCACCATCAAGGCCCGCGGCCGCATCGCGGTCCGCGACGGCCGCAAAGTGCTTTACAACCCCTACTACGAGTTGCAGAACACCGCATGAGCGAACGCGACATCCCGGACCCGGACGCACGGCCCGCCACGCCCGAATCCGCCCCGGAAGCATCCGGCACGGCGTCCGCGGGCGGGACGGCCGCGCCGGAGCAGACCTTGCTGGAGCAGATGGGCGGGGTCGCCGGCCTCGCCTACTCGGCGGTGCCCATCGTGGTGTTCGTCGTGGTCAACGCGTTGACCGGGCTGATGCCCGCGATCTGGTCGGCGATCGGGGTGGCGGTGGCCATCGCGGTGTACCGCCTGGTGCGCAGGGAGCCGCTGCAGCCGGCGATCTCCGGTCTGCTCGGGGTCGCGGTGTGCTCCTACATCGCTTACCGCTCCGGTGATGCCAAGGGCTTCTTCCTGCTCGGGATCTACACGAGCCTGGTCTACGGCGGCGCGTTCCTGGTGTCGGTGCTGGTGCGCTGGCCGCTGGTCGGGGTGGCGTGGTCGCTGCTCAACGGGCTCGGCATGGATTGGC from Saccharopolyspora sp. SCSIO 74807 encodes:
- a CDS encoding OB-fold nucleic acid binding domain-containing protein — translated: MSNTGGGYWRRLVRRLTSDVAELDADDLSERSQASGAQRACDCECGQEAVVLGRLRSVDMSPKASAPTLEAELFDGTEGVTLVWLGRRRITGIEPGRTIKARGRIAVRDGRKVLYNPYYELQNTA
- a CDS encoding DUF3159 domain-containing protein; this encodes MSERDIPDPDARPATPESAPEASGTASAGGTAAPEQTLLEQMGGVAGLAYSAVPIVVFVVVNALTGLMPAIWSAIGVAVAIAVYRLVRREPLQPAISGLLGVAVCSYIAYRSGDAKGFFLLGIYTSLVYGGAFLVSVLVRWPLVGVAWSLLNGLGMDWRNQRRAMTGYDLATMAWVVVFGAKYIVQQWLYNEDATGWLAFARIAMGYPLTGLALIVTVWAVRRAGKVAQEVAEQEAAADRAAYARYAGGSIAPETGGSGAAQ
- a CDS encoding DUF3710 domain-containing protein, with product MFGLGRRGRGPQAEDAAQPGEADGYEFGAGAESGIGPYDLTELPDSDSVQRLDLGSVRLPVPEGSQLQVEVDPTGPVRAVHLVTQVGRLTVSAFAAPRSAGLWPEVRMELADQLRKDGAKVGQQDGEWGPELIADSQQAVLRFVGVDGPRWMVRGVAAGPAEHAEACTKLLYSVLDDTVVVRGEDPLPVRTPLPIELPDSIARHIQQAQGGQQEA